A segment of the Butyrivibrio fibrisolvens genome:
CTTTTTGTTTTGGATTCAGCTTCTGGCCAGGCTTTATGGTATCTTCCATCCCCCATATATCCGGGTTGATGATTTCTCCATCATCGCCCGTATCAATCTCACTTTGGTCACTATAGCTGCTATCCTTTTTAGATGAATCTTCGTCGCTGTTAATAAGGATAAGCTCGGGGACAAAAGAATCTTCGCCCTCAGGCTCATCAGGATAGTCTGCTCCCGTAACAAGCATTGCATCAAGGTCGTAAGCAACCTTACCAAGATCAGATCCCATGATACGTCTGAAAATATAGTTAACAAAATCAAGGACTCTTCTTCTACTTCTGAAATTCCTGTGAAGATCTATTCTTCTTAAAAGTGCATCCTTAGTCTTATCATAGCTTTCAAGCTTTTCCATGAATATTTCAGGCTTTGCAAGACGGAACTTATAGATACTCTGCTTGACATCACCAACCATGAACCTGTCATAGGTTCCTTCTGTATTACCTGCGATCGAAGACAGGATCAGCTCCTGAACGCTGTTACTATCCTGATACTCATCGATAAGGATCTCTTTATAGTATTCTCTATACTGGGCAGCAACATCTGTCGGCGCATCCTTCCTTGTCTCAGGGTCATGATCTACAAGGATATTAAGGGCGAAGTGCTCCATATCGCTGAAATCAATGACGTTCTTTTCTTTCTTCTTGTTATCAAGCTCTTTTGTAAATTCAATAGCAAGCTCAGAAAGGCACCTAAGAGCCCTTGCTGCAAGCATACTTGTAACTATGATGGACTCTTTATCCTGAGCAAAATATTTAGTCTTAAGGTTAGTGATATTTTTCTTAACATCGTCTCTTATGGACTTTGCCATTTCTCTTTTGTCAGCTGATACGGTCTCATCTTTTTTACCAGGAAGTCTGTCAAAAGAGATAAGGTTCACTGCATTCCTTAAAGACTCATAATCTTCTGCTTTGCCAGCATTTATGATCATATTTTTTTCAGCTTCAATAAGATCCCCGTACATGTAGGGGCCATCTGGCTGATTGCAAATATCAAGCGCTCTTCGCATGCTTGTAGCAAGTTCTTTAAGATCTATCCTGACTGATTCTACATACTCTTTAAGCCACTCTTTGTCATCAAAGCTGTCTTCATCTATGTCATAATCTCTGGCCCTGTCTTTAAGCCAGTCTTCAGGCCATGGCATACTTTTAGAGAATTTATAAAGACTAAGGATCTGCTCTTCAAGCATCTTATCATTTGATCCATTTGAAAAATACTCTGATGTGTACAAAAACTCTTCATCAGCTTCAGCATATTTGGCTTCAAGGAAGTCTGCCATAACGCTCTCTTCCAGAAGCTTCATCTCACCTTCATCTGCAACTCTATAAGAAGGGTCTAAACCAATATCATTAAAATTGTTACGAATGATATACTGACAGAAAGAGTCTATAGTAGTAATCTGGGCATTATGAATAAGAGTCTCCTGCTTCTGAAGATGGGCATCTTCAGGGTTTTGAAGGAGCCTTTTGGCTATTGCTGCAGTTATCTTATCCTTCATCTGTGCTGCTGCCGCACGGGTAAAGGTTACGACCAGAAGATGATCTATATCTATTGGTTCTTTACCATCTTGAGATGAAGAAATAAGCTGAATTATTCTTTCTACAAGAACTGCAGTCTTACCTGATCCTGCTGCTGCAGAAACAAGGATGTTGCAGTTTCTTGCATCTATAACAGATTGCTGCTCTTTGGTGAATTTTACTTCTGCCATTTTAATTGGATTCCTTATACTAATCTAATAATTTATCTAATATTTCTTCTGATAACTTTATTGCTTGTCAGCCTTCTTACATTCCTCTTTTATCAAAGCCAGAGCATCATCTTTATTAAGCTTATCAAGTTCTCTTGTCTGGAAGCCCGGTGTTGACATATCAAAGCCGCAGATAGGTCTGAAGTGGCAATAAGTACATGCACTTCTAGGGCCCTGAACATAAGGATTGATCTCAATATCGCCATCAAGAATCCTTCTGCCATACTCGCGGATCTTATGTCTAACATATGATGAGACCATCTTATAGGAATCCTGCTCCATGATCTGAGAGTTTGCGTAAAAGCCGCCGTCCTTCTTACGTCTTACATTTATTACGTCAGATTCTGTCGCACCCGCAGCCATATCTCTGTCAAGAAGACCGATAACCTTTTCATCAGCGTTGATAATTCCGTTACTGACAAGCTCTTTAATGATCTTTTTATTTATAAGTTCAGGATCATTACCAGTTCCTTCCGCTTCCACAATAGGGTCATTGATATGGTAATACAAGACTGCTCCAGGAACGACTTCCTTATCCGGATTAAGCTTTTTTTCCATAGCCATGGCAAAGTTCATGTAGACTACAAGCTGAAGCTGAAGGCCATAATAAACTGATGCTATGTTAAAAGTTTTATTTCCAGACTTAAAATCTATGATCTTGATATACACGTTCTCATCATCATATGCCAGGTCCATGCGGTCGATCCTGCCCTGAAGCTTCATCTTCTGCTTGATCCTTGTTTCCTCAGAAGGAGTCAGAGCGATATTGATCTCATCAAGATTGCCGGCCTCTTTAAAATCAAGCTCGAACTTGTCTGGTTTAAATTCACCCTTTCCAAGCTGATAGCGAAGAGTCTTGACCGTACGCCAGATGATGCGGTAGATTCTGTCAACCGCATTCTTGTTTCTTGCTGATGAATACAGTATATTTTCACCATACTCCTTGGTTACTTCATCTATAGCTTCAGACAGAAGCTCTCGGCCCTGCTCATCTGTAAACTCTGTCCACTCTATGCCCTTTTCCTCAAGCTTGACTGAAAAGCGCTCCAGCGCACTATGAAATACATTACCAAGGTCAGATCTTTCAAAGTCGTATTCACTTCTTTCATCAAGCCTGAGTCCGTACTTAACAAAATGCGCATAGCAGCACTCTGCAAAGGTCTCTAGCCTGCTGACAGAATTCTCCAAAAAGTTGCCATATAAGGCAGCCGCCAGCATAGCAGGTAGAGGCGTATACTGATACCTGAGGAAAGCCGCCTCCTTGATCCTTTCTGCCGCTTTCGGATTTTCTTTTTTCAAAAGTTCATATAAAGTCAGGAACTTCTTTTCATCATCATCTGTAAGATTGCCATCCGCATAGTCCCTTGCCTTTTCAGATACATAGGTTTTAGCATCTTCAAGGGACATGATCTGCTTGTCTATAGGATCTTCAGCAGGCCTTCTTTCCTTAAGATCTGGGAAAAGAGCTTTGATCTTACCTATAAGGTAAGCAGGATTCATGCTCTTGCCATCTGCAGAAATCCCCGAATAAGACATGTACAAAAGCCTGGACGGCTTAGTCAGGTTCATATACAGATACAGCCTTTGAATATACATCTGCTGGCGGGGAGATGGTGCAAGCTCAACATCAGGAGCCCTCGAACTCAAAAACTGCCTGTCAATATCAGACAAGATGCCACCTTCAGACGCATGCTTAGGGATATTCGTATCATTAACACCAAGAAACAGAAGATACTTTATATCAGAAAGACGGCTTCTTTCGATATCACCAACCCTTACTGTATCTACGTTCTGCGGGATCGTACCAACTTCGATCTCGCTAAATCCCGCATCCAATATCTCCATATATTCCTTGATCGGAACCTTCTCATCGCCTAGAAGAGACGCCACCTGATCTAAAAGATCCATGATCTTGCCATAGATCTGGCTGTACTCATCTGCCTTAACGTTGTCCCCCTGCTGTTCAAAGTACCTTGCATACCTTTCAAGCTTTGAATAGGCATCGCCTCTTTTTATAAACTCATAAAGGCCCTTAGAAAGCTCCAAAACTGACTTCTTGTGGCTTTCCATGATAGGACTTATCATGTTCACAAGCTCTTTTCTCATAAGATTCATCTTCTCAAGGAAAAGAACTATCTCTTCATCGCTAGTCTTCTTGCGGAACCTTGGATGACGCACAAAATTATCTTCCCAGGCTTTATGCCCGCGAATTCCAAGAGACCTTACGTAGTTCTCCAAAAGGTCGATATCATCATCATCAAAATCCATCATGCCGCTTCGCATGAAGTGAAAGACTGTCTCGTAGCTATAGTCAGTCCTTACGATATCAAGGGCGCTTCTAATATATTCTATGAAGGGATTTAACTTAAGTCCCTTCGTTTCATCGATATAAACAGGTATACCAAAAGTATTGCTTTCTCTTTTGATCCTCTCTCCATAGGTAGAAAGATCACCGCAGACAATGGCAAAATCCCTGTAGAAAAGGTCCCTATCTGCTTTGATCCTGCGACTGATAAAGATAAGCGCCTGGCGCACCTCTTCAGAAGGGTCAGCACACCCTGCGATGACTATGCTGTCAGATGCCGGGAACTGATCGCTCCTGTAGGTATCAGGCTTATACCTGAACAGGTGCTGTTCAAGAAATGCCATGGGAGCATTGCCGGAAAGCCTTACATTTTCGCCCTTTATAATAATGTCGCTGTTGTGCTCGTCCCTGTACTCCTTCCACCTGTCATAATCAGGAGTGTTCATGGGATCAAGCTTCTGACAGCTTCTCCACTCACATTTAAGAAGGCTTTTAATAGTCTTTTTACTTAGGAAAAAGAGCTCCTGCTCATTTATATTATTAGTATAGGGATCAGTCTCATCGTCCATTTCGAGGGTTACAATTACTTCACTTGCTATAAGTAAAAGTTCCTCGATAACCCTGTACTGAATAGGAGTAAAACCTGTAAAGCCGTCAAACACGATAACGCTATCCTTTACAAGCTCTGACTTTGAAAGCCTCTTACATAAAAATGACAGAGTCTCTTCAGGTGTTACATATTTATCTTCTGTATATTCTTTAAACTTTTGATATAGAAGTCTCAGATCAGAAAGTTTACCTTTAAGCGACCTTCTGCTCTCGCAGTTATCTATCAAAGTCTTAAGTTCATCAGGTCCTACATCATACTGCATAAGCTCTGAGATGGTTGACTTAACTTCATCTATATAGCCTGCCCTGTGCATAAATGAACCGATCACGGGAAGGTCGTCTTTATTAAGATCAGCTACATGCCTTAAGATAAGAGACTTACCGACGTCATCAAGAACAGCTTCATGACGCTTTCCTGTCTCTTCAAAGATTCTGTGGGACAGACGTCCAAATGAAAGGACATCTATGTTCATAATGCCCTGATCAGGATGCATCTTAACGATGTCCATCTGCGTCTGCATGGTGAACTGGTCAGGCACAATAATAAGATAGTTCCTGGAACTATCTTCCCTGCTTCGTCTTATTATCTCTTCATATAATTTGTGGCTTTTACCGGACCCGGACGATCCCAAAGAAAATCTAAGCATACAGCCCCCGATATTATAATAATGTACTTTTACTATATCACACTTTTAGGTATAATTAATTTATCTAAATATGAGGAGGTCTATGATGATTTCAAAGAAAAAACTATTACAGGCTGTATCTGTTTCTGCACTTACTGCTGTTCTTGCAATCGGTTCACTTGCTATAAACGGCACATCTGCAAGCGCTCAGGCTGGCATTAACGAACTCACAGGAATGCCAACAACAGCTCCTGAAAATCAGCGTCCTATCGCTGTAATGATCGATAACGATAAGAGAGCTAACCCTCACTATGGTTTATCTGAGGCTGATGTTGTATATGAGATGATCAACTCAACTCACAACAACCGTGTAACACGTCTTATGGCTGTGTACAAGGATTACAACACTGTTTCAAGAATCGGAAATATCCGTTCTACAAGACCAACTAATATCATGCTTGCAGCAGAATACAATGCTGTACTTATTCATGATGGTGGTCCATTCTACATCTATCCTTACTTTGATGCTACAGGTCTTAACCACCTTTCAGGCGGATTCTCAAGAATCCCTAATGGTAAGGCCAGAGAATTCACAGAATACTGCGTAGCTGGTGAAGCTGCTACAAGAATGGCTAAGGCTGGTTATCCTGCAGAGTATACACAGGCTACAAGTCAGCACTTTACATTTGGTGCTAACTCTCTTGCTGATGATGCAGGTGTAGCTCCTGCTACAAACGTATCTGTACCATTTCCACACAATTCAACACAGTTCGTATACAACGCTGCAACAAACTCTTATGACTACTATGAGTTCGGAAGCCCTGTAGTAGACGGTGATGACAAGCAGCAGGTTTCATTTACAAATGTATTCCTTCAGGATTGTGACTTCACACTTCTTGATCAGAACGGATACCTTGTATATAACTGCATCGGAACTAATGTTGGATATTACCTCACAGGTGGTATGGTAATCCCTGTAACATGGGTTAAGACAACTTTCGAAGGAGCTACAAAGTTCTACACATTAGATGGTGCTGAGCTTGTAGTTAATCCAGGAAAGACCTACATTGCACTTGTTCCTTCAGATGCATGGGCTAAGGTTGGTATTCAGTAAAAGTAAATAAAAAGAGTGGCGGGATTTCCTGCCGCTCTTTTAAAATGATTAGGAGGAGATGATATGTTTTGTCCAAAATGTGGCAGTAATCTGCCAGAAGATTCAGCTTTTTGTCCCAAATGCGGGTACAAGTTGCCAGTAGATAATACTACTCAGCAACAGGTTCATTATGGGAACGTAACACAAACTCAGCAACCGGCATATAGTCAAAGCCAGTTCACAGACTCTAATAGTTATTCTACTCAGGCACCTATGTATAGCCAGTATGGTCAGAATAACCAGAACACCAAACCCAAAGTAAATGATAAAGATTTTAACAAAATCATCTGGAGACTGGTTGGCGGCATAGTATTACTTATTTACGGACTTGTGACACTTTCAAGATACATGAAATATTATGAATGGTTCGGGAGTTATTGGTCTGATGAAGATTATTTCTATTATATGATTCTTCCATTTGCTGCGATAATTATCAGTATCTGGGCAATCGTTTCTTCAATTACCAAATATCACAAGATTAATCATTAACTAATAATTCTCCCCATGAACGTAAGTCGGTGTCGGGCCTACCCGTATAAGCCAAAAGTATTTATCGAGCAAAGAATATAGCAGCATATACAGTCAATGCATCATATGAAATCGAATGTGATTTGTGATTTTGTAATTATAATGCGATTTTGATGTTTTTGATTTTTGATATAAGTATAGTTATTTGCTACATTACTGCTCAAAATTCGCGTATATAGAAACTGTAAACATTATTTTTTTCGTAAATTGATTGAGCATATAAGCTTGTTTGATCAATATTTACAATTCTTGTAAAATTATGGAGGAAAACTATATGAGTAACAAAAGTTTGTCATCACTAATCGAAATTATCTTAGGAGCAATTGGACTTTTTTATGGTATATTTACGATATCTAATGATACTTCAGGCTTATTTAGATATACATATACTCCCCCATTTACACAACATGAATTATTTGTTATTGCAATTACTATATGTTCAGCGATAATTCTTTTGCTTGGAATTATCAAAATGAAGAAAGAAAATAGTAACAGCAATAATAATGGAGATATGGCAGCTTGAAATATGACATATGTAATTAGCCAGAGTTTTCTATAAATTTTTTAAACTACAAAACATCCTACATTAGAATTTGATTCTCTTTTTCATCTGGGAAGTTTTAGTCATTAACAAAAAATGATTCCAAAACTAAACTAAAACTTCCATGTTAAATTTGTAAAAACACCTTGCACTTTTTTATCCAATCGTGTATATTTGAGGTGCTGTACAACTGGCGGAATAAAGTGGCACTAAGCCATGGGGAGTACAGTCTTAGTTTTGAATTATGTCGACCGCCTGGGCAACCTGTTATTAGGATGCTCAGGCGGTCTTTTTATTTCTATTTTTCTGAATTATATCGAAAACGTTTACTTATTTAAAGCACTTTCACATAGACTTGCTTAAGATTAACATCGAATTTCTAAGTCCGTTATTTCACTTCATTGCTCTTAAGGTATGAGTCGCTTCCCAGCTATTAAGTTCTTCAACCTGTGTGAATCCGGCAGCAAGAAGAGCTTCCTTTTCATGTTCAACGGTTAATGGCGTATCGTAATGATAGAATACATCATCAGATAAATTCTGCTCCTGCCTTATTCGTAGAAGTTCTTGTCTTAAAAATGCTTCTTGCTCATCCTGATCAGCAAAGTAATCAGTAAGCAAAAAGTATCCGCCAGACTTAAGCGATTTTCTAAGCTTTATGTACAGTGGTATTTTTTCTTCTTTGGTAAAATGATGTAGCGATTCTACAGAAACAGCTGCATCGAATATTTCTTCACCGAAAGGAATTTCGAAATAAGATCCACAAATCGTAGTTATATCTTTATCCTGAAATTTTGCCTTAAGTGAATCAAGCATAGCCTTAGTCAGATCAATTCCTGTAACTTTAGCAGATGGATTTATAGAAAAGAATTCTTCTAATTCAAGGCCTGTGCCACATCCTAAATCCAGGACATTAGCATTTTTCTCTTTGGGCAAAAGCGATGCAGTATACTTATAAAATAAATCTGCCCCTTCAATATTGTTCTTCATATGCTCGTCATATCCATTAACGCGAGCTGTGAAGAAATCATCCATTTTTTCAAGCATTTGATATATTCTCCCCTGTAATCTCCCTAAATTGAATTTTGCTTAATGCTTTCAATATCGAGCATTTTCTGAAAATCATTTCTGTAATTCGATATATTCTATAATTCTTGCTTTCTGTTCATCGGTTACTATGCCGTCTTCTTCCAAGAGTTGTCTGCATTTTTCTAATTTACCATTTGCGCACAAGACAGCTGCTATGCAACACCCATAAGCGTTATGCCTTATGACGTCAAAGCCCTCGCGATTGTATCTCCTATTTTTATCAAAGTATGCTTCTACTTTATCCAGAGAATCATATTTATCAAAAAAAGGAAGCGCATAATCAGCAAAATCTTTATATATAAGCTCAGCGTGGTCATTCATTGGATTTTTCGAACTATATTTGTAACGAAATGAATCGCTTCTAGGAACAAGCGTATACAGTCCTTTACTCCCTGTTCCAAAGCGTCTTTCGCGATCATCATATTCTTTTCCCATAAATAGACAATGTAATTCATCTACCTTCTGATATCTAAAAGAAAGTGTGGGATACATAGAATAATTAGTTCCCGGAAGTCCGCGATCCCTGGTATATGAAAAAGAGAAATACTGCTCGCAATTGTTTACTTTACGCCAAAAAACACCGGTTCTCTTTTTCTTAAAACCAGATGAATTCATATTATCTATTAATAGACTGGTTAAAGCCTTGTTCATTTCACTAGGTGTCATTTTAATCCTCAATACTAATTAATAACAAAAATATATCTGGCCATCTTTTGAGAAAAAACTTCAAAAGAAACATTTGCATAATCAGTCTGACTTACCAAAAGCTGAAGCCATTCTTCGTTATTTTCCTCTTTGAACATATTCTCGTATTTTATAGCGACTTCTCTTTTCCTCCGAAGCATATCGTATGATTCTTCACTATTTTATATTCAACTTAAAAGAAATCACACTGCAAAATCCAATCATCTTTGGCCTTGTTGTAAAAGAAATAGAAGCTTCCATTATCAACTACGTTGAGCCCAGCCTTTGGGTCTGATGAAATTTGGAATACAAAATCATACTCTTTATCCCAGTCTCCAGGCTGAATGTACGCCGGATATCCACCAACTTTGTGCATTGAATAATCATTTATGTGGATATCATCGTAGTAGTCGATTCCCTCGCTTCTTTCAAGCTCACTTACAGCATCCTCAAGGTCTGGATCCATGCCGCCATCCCACTGCGGGCAGTCATCTTCCACAAGCTGTGGAACTAGTGGAAATGCTTTTATCTTGTCCATCACAAGATCACACTGTTTAAGGTCTTCAAGAGAATCGTACATCTGCACTTTGAAATAGCCATCCATATTATCAAGATGTTCCATAATATTAGGTGAAATAAAGATATTACAAAGCTTAATCCCCTCAATCTGAGCTGGAACCCACTCAAGATTTTCTGTAAAAACAGACGCCAGTGGCAGCATTGTCGTACCATCAACATCCTTTGGAATCTCATCACTTTCTCTTTTCCATTTAATCGCACCTATCCAGCTCTCACCAAGCTCGGATGTTGGTCTCGTTCCCCCTGTTTGAAAGATTATTGCTTTTTTCTGTAGTTTTGTTTTTAATTCTTCGAGTGTCATCGTTGCTCCTTAATAATTGTAATATAACTCACTATCACTTTTGTTATGATATTTTCACAATCAAATCTCAAAATCTGGAAACAGACCATTATTGACGCAATTAATGATCTTAATAACCTCGCTTGTTGCTCTTTTCCTGCCTTCTTCACTTTCCATCCAATTTCCACGTCTTGTGTTATTGTCATCAGCAGGACATGGGATAACCCTTATATGGTCAGGAAAGAGATACTTAGCAATTGCTAGGCTCCTTCGCATGTGGTAAGTAGTAGTCACAAGCAGAACCTTCTCTATCCTGTTTAACCAAAAAGCTCTCTGAAGTTCCAGCATGGAACATAACATGTTTTCAACTGTATTTTGGGATTTATTCTCTATAATAATATCTTCAGCTTTCACACCTAATGCTATAGCTTTATCACGCATATCATCAGCATGTCCTTTATCTGCACCATTAACGATTCCTCCAGATAAAAGAATCTTTGAAGCACGCATATCGTTATAAGCTTTCACTGCAATAGGCACTCTATATAGCGATGCCTTTATACTGCCAAGAACTATGATACAATCTGCATTTTCTCCTGTATCTTCAATACCTTCAAACAACACTCGGTCTATTATTTCATCTGTCAAATTATCAAATGTCAGTTCTGATATATGCATTTAGTTTTGTTCCTCAAAAAAATATAGTTGTTAGCATGGTTGTCAGCCTCCTTATAATTCCTGCCATTTTATACAATCCGGTCTGCTGCCTGTTTCAAGAAATGTGCGAATGCAGGCATATGCATCATCAGCGCTTACAATAGCTGTCGCTTCGGGACTCCACTCTTCTCCACCAGCCATAAAGCTTACTTCTTCATGGTTGTCAGCGTTATAAGACAACCACATTTCCCCTGCTTCATCTTGATAAAAATTCAAAGCAGCATACTCTCCGAATATCCAGACAACCAAGCAGGGATACTTATCATCAAGGCTGATCCAAATATCATTCTTATCTGATAATTTGGATTTTACTATATCTATTGCTTCATCTACTGTTTCAAAAGCGTAATCTCCATTATTAGCACTTATTAGTCCCATAAAGTCTCCCTAGTGATATATAATTCACTCCAAGCTGGGCAATGTCATTTTTTCACCATTTTATATTCACTCTATTTTAGAAAAGTGGTCGTGATACCATTTTTCTAAAATAGTATCACATCTCCCTAGGAAGCGTGCCTATGCCACGCTTTGTTTCTCACGTCCAAAATTTCTACTCCTAACCAGCAAAAACACCGAAAGTACAGGAAGAAATATCATAAAGATAAACATCACTGCTACTGCACCTTCCGGATTGCCGGATAAAACTGTAATAATGTATCCGCAGAATAGGTTAAACAGGCCATGAAGAATCATGCATGGCCAAAGCTTCCCGGTCTTTATCCTAATATATCCCCAAACCAGAGCGACAATGAAAGTTCCAAACATCTGAGGAATACCTTGGGATATAGCATGTGGAATTGCAAAAAAGATTGCTGAGATAATGATTACTTCTTTTGAGCCAAGTATCAGAAGCCTTTCAAGAATCATTTTTCTAAAAAGAAGTTCCTCGAAAATCGGATTGAACACCAAAAGCAAAGCTGCATAGAACAACCAGTTCTTTCCAAAGAGATCTGCAGACATACTGCTGCCAACGTTTCCGCCAAGCATTCTGATAATGATGTTAATGACCGTAATAACCGGTATAGACAGTCCAAGCTGAATTATCAGGCTTTTTAGTAGTAACGCGCTAGTTACAGGGATTTCAGCCTTAGGCATTACCTTTTCCATCCTACCTGTAACCGCCAGGAATCCGGCAAGTCCCAAAGTATAAGGAACGATCATACTGCTCAAAATCAGTATTACAATATCCGGTATTCCCTCAGGAAGCTTATGTACCAAAATTCTTGAAAACGCCATTGTGATCAAAAACCACACTACAAGTCCCAAAGAAACTCTTAACACGGCTATACTATTCTTCTTCATCCCACTTCTGCTCCTTTCGAAATTCCAAAAGAGCATCGTTCATACGGTCTGTCCTTGCTTTTATCACATAATAACTTATTATCTGTGTAATAGAAAAAACCAAAAGAAAAATCAGAGCAAATATCAGAAGATTAGGGAAGGCTGGCAATATCTGCTCATTATGTCTTGAAACATCCATTGCAAATATCAAAGACACCGCCAGAAATAATGGCATAAAAATGAGATTTTTCACGATAAAAGGTTTTCCCATTGCCCATTTGCTTGAATCCGCAAGAATCCTAAAAAACATTATAATTCCCAGTACAAAGAAAGTGACCCAGAGCTTTATTAGTGCAACAGGTTCAAAATAAGCTCCTTCAAAAGCAAAAACAATCCCAACGAACAATGCTGTTATGGAAAAAAATATGGCAGCTCTTGAAAGACTTTTTTGAACGGCTATCTTAATCCTGGTTCTATCTATAAGGTTCTTTTCTCTCACATATCCCATTTTCTCA
Coding sequences within it:
- a CDS encoding PD-(D/E)XK nuclease family protein, with the protein product MLRFSLGSSGSGKSHKLYEEIIRRSREDSSRNYLIIVPDQFTMQTQMDIVKMHPDQGIMNIDVLSFGRLSHRIFEETGKRHEAVLDDVGKSLILRHVADLNKDDLPVIGSFMHRAGYIDEVKSTISELMQYDVGPDELKTLIDNCESRRSLKGKLSDLRLLYQKFKEYTEDKYVTPEETLSFLCKRLSKSELVKDSVIVFDGFTGFTPIQYRVIEELLLIASEVIVTLEMDDETDPYTNNINEQELFFLSKKTIKSLLKCEWRSCQKLDPMNTPDYDRWKEYRDEHNSDIIIKGENVRLSGNAPMAFLEQHLFRYKPDTYRSDQFPASDSIVIAGCADPSEEVRQALIFISRRIKADRDLFYRDFAIVCGDLSTYGERIKRESNTFGIPVYIDETKGLKLNPFIEYIRSALDIVRTDYSYETVFHFMRSGMMDFDDDDIDLLENYVRSLGIRGHKAWEDNFVRHPRFRKKTSDEEIVLFLEKMNLMRKELVNMISPIMESHKKSVLELSKGLYEFIKRGDAYSKLERYARYFEQQGDNVKADEYSQIYGKIMDLLDQVASLLGDEKVPIKEYMEILDAGFSEIEVGTIPQNVDTVRVGDIERSRLSDIKYLLFLGVNDTNIPKHASEGGILSDIDRQFLSSRAPDVELAPSPRQQMYIQRLYLYMNLTKPSRLLYMSYSGISADGKSMNPAYLIGKIKALFPDLKERRPAEDPIDKQIMSLEDAKTYVSEKARDYADGNLTDDDEKKFLTLYELLKKENPKAAERIKEAAFLRYQYTPLPAMLAAALYGNFLENSVSRLETFAECCYAHFVKYGLRLDERSEYDFERSDLGNVFHSALERFSVKLEEKGIEWTEFTDEQGRELLSEAIDEVTKEYGENILYSSARNKNAVDRIYRIIWRTVKTLRYQLGKGEFKPDKFELDFKEAGNLDEINIALTPSEETRIKQKMKLQGRIDRMDLAYDDENVYIKIIDFKSGNKTFNIASVYYGLQLQLVVYMNFAMAMEKKLNPDKEVVPGAVLYYHINDPIVEAEGTGNDPELINKKIIKELVSNGIINADEKVIGLLDRDMAAGATESDVINVRRKKDGGFYANSQIMEQDSYKMVSSYVRHKIREYGRRILDGDIEINPYVQGPRSACTYCHFRPICGFDMSTPGFQTRELDKLNKDDALALIKEECKKADKQ
- a CDS encoding DUF3048 domain-containing protein is translated as MISKKKLLQAVSVSALTAVLAIGSLAINGTSASAQAGINELTGMPTTAPENQRPIAVMIDNDKRANPHYGLSEADVVYEMINSTHNNRVTRLMAVYKDYNTVSRIGNIRSTRPTNIMLAAEYNAVLIHDGGPFYIYPYFDATGLNHLSGGFSRIPNGKAREFTEYCVAGEAATRMAKAGYPAEYTQATSQHFTFGANSLADDAGVAPATNVSVPFPHNSTQFVYNAATNSYDYYEFGSPVVDGDDKQQVSFTNVFLQDCDFTLLDQNGYLVYNCIGTNVGYYLTGGMVIPVTWVKTTFEGATKFYTLDGAELVVNPGKTYIALVPSDAWAKVGIQ
- a CDS encoding zinc ribbon domain-containing protein, with amino-acid sequence MFCPKCGSNLPEDSAFCPKCGYKLPVDNTTQQQVHYGNVTQTQQPAYSQSQFTDSNSYSTQAPMYSQYGQNNQNTKPKVNDKDFNKIIWRLVGGIVLLIYGLVTLSRYMKYYEWFGSYWSDEDYFYYMILPFAAIIISIWAIVSSITKYHKINH
- a CDS encoding class I SAM-dependent methyltransferase codes for the protein MLEKMDDFFTARVNGYDEHMKNNIEGADLFYKYTASLLPKEKNANVLDLGCGTGLELEEFFSINPSAKVTGIDLTKAMLDSLKAKFQDKDITTICGSYFEIPFGEEIFDAAVSVESLHHFTKEEKIPLYIKLRKSLKSGGYFLLTDYFADQDEQEAFLRQELLRIRQEQNLSDDVFYHYDTPLTVEHEKEALLAAGFTQVEELNSWEATHTLRAMK
- a CDS encoding DUF1963 domain-containing protein — protein: MTLEELKTKLQKKAIIFQTGGTRPTSELGESWIGAIKWKRESDEIPKDVDGTTMLPLASVFTENLEWVPAQIEGIKLCNIFISPNIMEHLDNMDGYFKVQMYDSLEDLKQCDLVMDKIKAFPLVPQLVEDDCPQWDGGMDPDLEDAVSELERSEGIDYYDDIHINDYSMHKVGGYPAYIQPGDWDKEYDFVFQISSDPKAGLNVVDNGSFYFFYNKAKDDWILQCDFF
- a CDS encoding YdcF family protein, with the protein product MTDEIIDRVLFEGIEDTGENADCIIVLGSIKASLYRVPIAVKAYNDMRASKILLSGGIVNGADKGHADDMRDKAIALGVKAEDIIIENKSQNTVENMLCSMLELQRAFWLNRIEKVLLVTTTYHMRRSLAIAKYLFPDHIRVIPCPADDNNTRRGNWMESEEGRKRATSEVIKIINCVNNGLFPDFEI
- a CDS encoding Imm1 family immunity protein, which produces MGLISANNGDYAFETVDEAIDIVKSKLSDKNDIWISLDDKYPCLVVWIFGEYAALNFYQDEAGEMWLSYNADNHEEVSFMAGGEEWSPEATAIVSADDAYACIRTFLETGSRPDCIKWQEL
- a CDS encoding CPBP family intramembrane glutamic endopeptidase; translated protein: MKKNSIAVLRVSLGLVVWFLITMAFSRILVHKLPEGIPDIVILILSSMIVPYTLGLAGFLAVTGRMEKVMPKAEIPVTSALLLKSLIIQLGLSIPVITVINIIIRMLGGNVGSSMSADLFGKNWLFYAALLLVFNPIFEELLFRKMILERLLILGSKEVIIISAIFFAIPHAISQGIPQMFGTFIVALVWGYIRIKTGKLWPCMILHGLFNLFCGYIITVLSGNPEGAVAVMFIFMIFLPVLSVFLLVRSRNFGREKQSVA
- a CDS encoding DUF3021 family protein; translation: MKNEKMGYVREKNLIDRTRIKIAVQKSLSRAAIFFSITALFVGIVFAFEGAYFEPVALIKLWVTFFVLGIIMFFRILADSSKWAMGKPFIVKNLIFMPLFLAVSLIFAMDVSRHNEQILPAFPNLLIFALIFLLVFSITQIISYYVIKARTDRMNDALLEFRKEQKWDEEE